One Kitasatospora sp. NBC_01287 DNA window includes the following coding sequences:
- a CDS encoding ScpA family protein, which produces MASTSPAPAASGAATAGDSAAAADAAAGSAAAEAAPDGARGAFQVRLANFEGPFDLLLGLIAKHKLDVTEVALAQVTDEFMAHLRAMGPDWDLDATTEFLVVAATLLDLKAARLLPAAEVEDEEDLALLEARDLLFARLLQYRAYKRVAAVFERRWAAEQRRRPRTVGLEPQHAELLPEVVIHIGLERFARLAAKAMTPRPKPAVYVDHIHTPAVSVREQAALVAAHLAEHGEARFGELVADAADTLVVVARFLALLELYRERALAFEQPEPLGELTVRWVADPQRVVIEVTDEFDGPVADDQGAGSRG; this is translated from the coding sequence ATGGCCAGCACCTCCCCAGCCCCCGCGGCGAGCGGCGCCGCGACCGCCGGTGACAGCGCCGCCGCGGCCGATGCCGCCGCGGGCAGCGCCGCAGCGGAGGCCGCCCCTGACGGTGCGCGCGGCGCGTTCCAGGTGCGGCTGGCCAACTTCGAGGGTCCCTTCGACCTGCTGCTCGGCCTGATCGCCAAGCACAAGCTGGACGTCACCGAGGTCGCGCTGGCCCAGGTCACCGACGAGTTCATGGCCCACCTGCGGGCCATGGGCCCAGATTGGGACCTGGACGCGACCACCGAGTTCCTGGTGGTAGCGGCCACCCTGCTCGACCTCAAGGCGGCCCGGCTGCTGCCCGCCGCCGAGGTCGAGGACGAGGAGGACCTCGCCCTGCTGGAGGCCCGCGACCTGCTCTTCGCCCGACTGCTGCAGTACCGCGCCTACAAGCGGGTGGCGGCGGTCTTCGAGCGGCGCTGGGCCGCCGAGCAGCGCCGCCGTCCGCGCACCGTGGGCCTGGAGCCGCAGCACGCCGAGCTGCTGCCCGAGGTGGTGATCCACATCGGCCTGGAGCGGTTCGCCCGGCTGGCCGCCAAGGCGATGACGCCCAGGCCGAAGCCGGCGGTCTACGTGGACCACATCCACACCCCGGCGGTCAGCGTGCGCGAGCAGGCCGCGCTGGTGGCGGCCCACCTGGCCGAGCACGGCGAGGCGCGGTTCGGCGAGCTGGTCGCGGACGCGGCGGACACGCTGGTGGTGGTAGCGCGCTTCCTGGCGCTGCTGGAGCTCTACCGGGAGCGGGCGCTGGCCTTCGAGCAGCCGGAACCGCTGGGGGAGCTGACGGTCCGTTGGGTGGCCGACCCGCAGCGGGTGGTGATCGAGGTGACGGACGAGTTCGACGGCCCGGTGGCCGATGACCAGGGAGCGGGGAGTCGAGGATGA
- a CDS encoding ParA family protein, which produces MNESTFAPGGGQPGLAERVSGQPTDDTGAALSTVGASEVGTVAVRTFEARQAAGQPTVYEADLPGQGLGYAEFAYGSYDDPDAEYEPDPEYAATLAPDAARQRRERIGPTGRPLPYFPIPAPLAEHGPAQIIAMCNQKGGVGKTTSTINLGAALAEYGRRVLLVDFDPQGALSVGLGVNPMELDVTVYNLLMERGLTADEVLLKTAIPGMDLLPSNIDLSAAEVQLVSEVARESALARALKPLLPDYDFVIIDCQPSLGLLTVNALTAAHSVIVPLECEFFALRGVALLTETIEKVCERLNPELRLDGILATMYDSRTVHSREVLARVVEAFGDHVFHTVIGRTVRFPETTVAGEPITTYATNSVGAAAYRQLAREVLDRCRPVE; this is translated from the coding sequence GTGAATGAGTCGACATTTGCTCCCGGGGGTGGTCAGCCAGGACTGGCGGAGCGTGTCTCCGGACAGCCGACCGACGACACCGGGGCCGCACTTTCCACTGTCGGGGCCAGTGAGGTCGGCACGGTTGCCGTGCGCACCTTCGAGGCCCGGCAGGCCGCCGGCCAGCCGACCGTCTACGAGGCCGACCTGCCGGGGCAGGGCCTCGGCTACGCCGAGTTCGCCTACGGCTCCTACGACGACCCGGACGCCGAGTACGAGCCGGACCCCGAGTACGCCGCCACGCTGGCGCCCGACGCGGCCCGCCAGCGCCGCGAGCGGATCGGTCCCACCGGCCGTCCGCTGCCGTACTTCCCGATCCCCGCGCCGCTGGCCGAGCACGGTCCCGCGCAGATCATCGCGATGTGCAACCAGAAGGGCGGCGTCGGCAAGACCACCTCGACCATCAACCTGGGCGCCGCGCTGGCCGAGTACGGCCGCCGGGTGCTGCTGGTCGACTTCGACCCGCAGGGCGCGCTCTCGGTGGGCCTCGGGGTCAACCCGATGGAGCTGGACGTCACCGTCTACAACCTGCTCATGGAGCGGGGCCTGACGGCCGACGAGGTGCTGCTGAAGACCGCCATCCCCGGGATGGACCTGCTGCCCTCCAACATCGACCTGTCGGCCGCCGAGGTGCAGCTGGTCAGCGAGGTGGCCCGGGAGTCGGCGCTGGCGCGGGCGCTCAAGCCGCTGCTGCCGGACTACGACTTCGTGATCATCGACTGCCAGCCCTCGCTGGGCCTGCTGACGGTCAACGCGCTGACCGCCGCGCACAGCGTGATCGTCCCGCTGGAGTGCGAGTTCTTCGCGCTGCGAGGCGTGGCGCTGCTCACCGAGACGATCGAGAAGGTCTGCGAGCGGCTCAACCCCGAGCTGCGGCTGGACGGCATCCTGGCCACCATGTACGACTCGCGCACCGTGCACAGCCGCGAGGTGCTGGCCCGGGTGGTCGAGGCCTTCGGTGACCACGTCTTCCACACCGTGATCGGGCGTACCGTCCGGTTCCCCGAGACCACGGTGGCCGGCGAGCCGATCACGACGTACGCGACCAATTCGGTGGGCGCCGCCGCCTATCGCCAGCTCGCCAGGGAGGTGCTCGACCGGTGCCGCCCCGTCGAGTGA
- the ald gene encoding alanine dehydrogenase, which produces MARGTCLTVTKVGIPREVKNHEYRVAITPAGVHELVRNGHEVFIEDGAGVGSSIPNEEYVAAGATILPTADEVWATADLLLKVKEPIASEYHRLRKGQTLFTYLHLAADKAGTDALVASGTTAIAYETVQLGNGALPLLAPMSEVAGRLAPQVGSYHLMRPAGGRGVLPGGVPGTHPAKAVVIGGGVSGWHAATIAIGMGYEVTLLDRDINKLREADKIFGTKIKAIMSNGFELEKAVLEADLVIGAVLIPGAKAPKLVTNELVSRMKPGSVLVDIAIDQGGCFEDSRATTHAEPTFEVHNSVFYCVANMPGAVPNTSTYALTNATLPYVVELANRGWKEALKRDAALAKGLNVHEGQITYAAVAEAFGLPSISLDSVLA; this is translated from the coding sequence ATGGCAAGAGGGACGTGTTTAACCGTGACCAAGGTCGGCATCCCCCGCGAGGTCAAGAACCACGAGTACCGCGTGGCCATCACGCCCGCCGGCGTGCATGAGCTGGTCCGCAACGGGCACGAGGTCTTCATCGAGGACGGCGCCGGTGTCGGCTCGTCCATCCCCAACGAGGAGTACGTGGCCGCCGGCGCCACCATCCTCCCGACGGCCGACGAGGTCTGGGCCACCGCCGACCTGCTGCTGAAGGTCAAGGAGCCGATCGCTTCGGAGTACCACCGGCTGCGCAAGGGGCAGACTCTCTTCACCTACCTGCACCTGGCGGCCGACAAGGCCGGCACCGACGCGCTGGTCGCCTCCGGCACCACCGCGATCGCCTACGAGACGGTGCAGCTGGGCAACGGCGCGCTGCCGCTGCTCGCCCCGATGTCCGAGGTCGCGGGCCGGCTGGCCCCGCAGGTCGGCTCCTACCACCTGATGCGCCCGGCCGGCGGCCGCGGTGTGCTGCCCGGCGGCGTGCCCGGCACCCACCCGGCCAAGGCCGTCGTCATCGGCGGTGGCGTCTCCGGCTGGCACGCGGCCACCATCGCGATCGGCATGGGCTACGAGGTGACCCTGCTGGACCGCGACATCAACAAGCTGCGCGAGGCCGACAAGATCTTCGGCACCAAGATCAAGGCCATCATGTCCAACGGCTTCGAGCTGGAGAAGGCCGTGCTGGAGGCCGACCTGGTGATCGGCGCCGTGCTGATCCCGGGCGCCAAGGCTCCCAAGCTGGTCACCAACGAGCTGGTCTCCCGGATGAAGCCGGGCTCCGTGCTGGTCGACATCGCCATCGACCAGGGCGGCTGCTTCGAGGACTCCCGCGCCACCACGCACGCCGAGCCGACCTTCGAGGTCCACAACTCGGTCTTCTACTGCGTGGCGAACATGCCGGGCGCCGTCCCGAACACCTCCACCTACGCGCTGACCAACGCGACCCTGCCCTACGTGGTCGAGCTGGCCAACCGCGGCTGGAAGGAGGCCCTGAAGCGCGACGCCGCGCTGGCCAAGGGCCTGAACGTGCACGAGGGCCAGATCACCTACGCCGCGGTCGCCGAGGCCTTCGGCCTGCCCTCCATCTCCCTGGACAGCGTGCTCGCCTGA
- a CDS encoding tetratricopeptide repeat protein, translated as MDARPAPDGPVAGLPPGLRPFVGRAAELAALRTEARRPPGDSCRVLVVTGRPGSGRTTLARHFARSLAGEYQVLAERLTGPDGAAEPPGTIARRLLAALDRPCDALPPPPPGGPAGGPAGGPGARPPTADQVADQAADGACALLREALTGRATLLLLDDVADAAQLRPLLPDEPRCLVLATTAGPLTALADRFRVDPVILRGLDEAAAAELLTALVGGTRVGCDPVGAADLAEACAGRPAPLRLMAHWLRAHPKAAVPEAATALREAGGEVLPAAFGLRYRALPVAQARLLRALTLAPGGRADPRTASALAGCPAPEAAAGLLALAEGELLEERRPGADGTPRYRVPGRFFVELAELRERLDRPGEVQLARARLLERLVRLVDAARALLEPGHGTPDPLPGPLRLRTAAQARGWLLGERELLLAAAEQAVERADLDGTAARLVGGLLRALPSAGPLAPADAYRLHRLVLTCAERQEAPRRAAAALLNLAELRAAAGQWQAAAGHYRAAHAHSRAPLDETVAARALEGVAECHRALGDAVRAADSYGRALVLRRGLDEPGAQARLLARIGEAHAAQRRFEEAAREYREALVLLRRIGDERGAAAVAAVLERLTGRG; from the coding sequence ATGGACGCACGCCCGGCTCCCGACGGGCCGGTGGCCGGCCTGCCACCGGGCCTGCGCCCGTTCGTCGGGCGGGCCGCCGAGCTGGCCGCGCTGCGGACCGAGGCCCGCCGCCCGCCCGGCGACAGCTGCCGGGTGCTGGTGGTCACCGGGCGGCCGGGCTCCGGGCGCACCACGCTGGCCCGGCACTTCGCCCGCTCGCTGGCGGGCGAGTACCAGGTGCTGGCCGAGCGGCTGACCGGGCCGGACGGCGCCGCCGAGCCGCCCGGCACCATCGCCCGGCGGCTGCTCGCCGCGCTCGACCGGCCCTGCGACGCGCTGCCGCCGCCACCGCCGGGCGGCCCAGCGGGCGGCCCAGCGGGCGGGCCCGGCGCACGGCCGCCGACGGCGGACCAGGTGGCGGACCAGGCGGCTGACGGGGCCTGCGCGCTGCTGCGCGAGGCGCTGACCGGGCGGGCCACCCTGCTGCTGCTCGACGACGTCGCGGACGCCGCCCAGCTGCGCCCGCTGCTGCCCGACGAGCCGCGCTGCCTGGTGCTGGCCACCACCGCCGGACCGCTCACCGCGCTGGCCGACCGCTTCCGGGTGGACCCGGTGATCCTGCGGGGCCTGGACGAGGCGGCCGCCGCCGAGTTGCTCACCGCGCTGGTCGGCGGCACCCGGGTCGGCTGCGACCCGGTCGGCGCGGCGGACCTGGCCGAGGCCTGTGCCGGGCGCCCGGCGCCGCTGCGGCTGATGGCCCACTGGCTGCGGGCCCACCCCAAGGCGGCCGTCCCCGAGGCGGCGACCGCGCTGCGCGAGGCCGGCGGCGAGGTGCTGCCGGCCGCCTTCGGGCTGCGCTACCGGGCGCTGCCGGTGGCCCAGGCCCGGCTGCTGCGCGCCCTCACGCTGGCCCCGGGCGGGCGGGCCGACCCGCGCACCGCCTCCGCGCTGGCCGGCTGCCCCGCGCCGGAGGCCGCCGCCGGGCTGCTCGCGCTGGCCGAGGGCGAGCTGCTGGAGGAGCGCCGACCGGGCGCCGACGGCACCCCGCGCTACCGGGTGCCGGGCCGCTTCTTCGTGGAGCTCGCCGAGCTGCGCGAGCGGCTGGACCGTCCCGGTGAGGTGCAGCTGGCCAGGGCCCGGCTGCTGGAGCGGCTGGTGCGGCTGGTCGACGCGGCCCGCGCGCTGCTCGAACCCGGGCACGGCACGCCCGACCCGCTGCCCGGGCCGCTGCGGCTGCGCACCGCCGCGCAGGCCCGCGGCTGGCTGCTGGGCGAGCGGGAGCTGCTGCTCGCGGCGGCCGAGCAGGCGGTCGAGCGCGCGGACCTGGACGGCACGGCGGCCCGGCTGGTCGGCGGGCTGCTGCGGGCCCTGCCCTCGGCCGGGCCGCTCGCGCCCGCCGACGCCTACCGGCTGCACCGGCTGGTGCTCACCTGCGCCGAGCGGCAGGAGGCGCCCCGGCGGGCCGCGGCCGCGCTGCTCAACCTGGCCGAGCTGCGGGCCGCCGCCGGCCAGTGGCAGGCCGCCGCCGGGCACTACCGGGCCGCCCACGCGCACAGCCGCGCCCCGCTGGACGAGACGGTCGCGGCCCGCGCCCTGGAGGGCGTGGCGGAGTGCCACCGGGCGCTCGGCGACGCGGTGCGCGCCGCCGACAGCTACGGCCGGGCGCTGGTGCTGCGCCGGGGCCTGGACGAGCCCGGGGCCCAGGCCCGGCTGCTGGCCCGGATCGGTGAGGCGCACGCCGCCCAGCGCCGCTTCGAGGAGGCCGCCAGGGAGTACCGGGAGGCGCTGGTGCTGCTGCGCCGGATCGGCGACGAGCGGGGCGCGGCGGCGGTGGCGGCGGTGCTGGAGCGGCTTACCGGGCGCGGGTGA
- a CDS encoding NUDIX hydrolase, which produces MVEQIRDEAEEWTVRASSTPFQGRVTGVRTDEVLMPDGGYQRRDYQTHPGSVAVLALDDRQRVLLVRQYRHPVRARLWELPAGLLDVPGENPLHAAQRELYEEAHCKAESWRVLVDFYTSPGGTDEALRIFLATDLAEARGEKYAADGEELEIQLARVPLEELVELVLAGELHNPTLISGTLALRAALTGPGLPALRPADAPWPARPFTA; this is translated from the coding sequence ATGGTCGAGCAGATCCGTGACGAGGCGGAGGAGTGGACGGTGCGCGCCAGCAGCACGCCGTTCCAGGGGCGGGTCACCGGGGTGCGCACCGACGAGGTGCTGATGCCCGACGGCGGCTACCAGCGGCGCGACTACCAGACCCACCCGGGTTCGGTCGCGGTGCTGGCGCTGGACGACCGGCAGCGGGTGCTGCTGGTGCGCCAGTACCGCCACCCGGTGCGAGCGCGCCTGTGGGAGCTGCCCGCCGGGCTGCTCGACGTGCCGGGCGAGAACCCGCTGCACGCCGCGCAGCGCGAGCTCTACGAGGAGGCGCACTGCAAGGCGGAGAGCTGGCGGGTGCTGGTGGACTTCTACACCTCGCCCGGCGGCACCGACGAGGCGCTGCGGATCTTCCTGGCCACCGACCTGGCCGAGGCGCGGGGGGAGAAGTACGCGGCGGACGGCGAGGAGCTGGAGATCCAGCTCGCCCGGGTGCCGTTGGAGGAGCTGGTCGAGCTGGTGCTGGCGGGGGAGCTGCACAACCCCACGCTGATCTCCGGCACCCTCGCGCTGCGGGCCGCGCTGACCGGCCCCGGCCTCCCGGCGCTGCGCCCGGCCGACGCGCCCTGGCCGGCCCGCCCGTTCACCGCCTGA
- a CDS encoding CTP synthase, with product MTTKHLFVTGGVASSLGKGLTASSLGALLKARGLRVTMQKLDPYLNVDPGTMNPFQHGEVFVTDDGAETDLDIGHYERFLDTNLHGSANVTTGQVYSTVIAKERRGEYLGDTVQVIPHITNEIKSRIRRMATEDVDVVITEVGGTVGDIESLPFLEAVRQVRHEVGRDNVFFVHVSLLPYIGPSGELKTKPTQHSVAALRNIGIQPDAIVLRADREVPQAIKRKISLMCDVDEEAVVAAIDAKSIYDIPKVLHGEGLDAYVVRRLDLAFRDVDWTTWDDLLRRVHEPQHIVKVALVGKYIDLPDAYLSVTEALRAGGFANNARVEIKWVTSDDCETPEGAREQLGDVDAICIPGGFGDRGVNGKVAAITFARENRVPLLGLCLGLQCVVIEAARNLAGLPDANSTEFEPAAQHPVISTMAEQLAIVDGKGDLGGTMRLGLYPAKLAEGSIVREVYGGEQYVEERHRHRYEVNNAYRADLEKTGLQFSGLSPKGDLVEYVEYPREVHPYLVATQAHPELKSRPTRPHPLFAGLVAAAIKIKTGAE from the coding sequence GTGACGACCAAGCACCTCTTCGTCACCGGGGGTGTCGCCTCATCGCTCGGCAAGGGGCTCACGGCCTCCAGCCTCGGTGCCCTGCTCAAGGCCCGCGGCCTGCGGGTGACGATGCAGAAGCTCGACCCGTACCTCAACGTGGACCCGGGCACCATGAACCCGTTCCAGCACGGTGAGGTCTTCGTCACCGACGACGGCGCGGAGACGGACCTGGACATCGGCCACTACGAGCGGTTCCTGGACACCAACCTGCACGGCTCGGCCAACGTCACCACCGGCCAGGTCTACTCGACGGTGATCGCCAAGGAGCGGCGCGGCGAGTACCTGGGCGACACCGTCCAGGTGATCCCGCACATCACCAACGAGATCAAGTCCCGGATCCGCCGGATGGCGACCGAGGACGTCGACGTGGTGATCACCGAGGTCGGCGGCACGGTCGGCGACATCGAGTCGCTGCCGTTCCTGGAGGCCGTCCGCCAGGTCCGCCACGAGGTCGGCCGGGACAACGTCTTCTTCGTGCACGTCTCGCTGCTGCCCTACATCGGCCCCTCCGGCGAGCTGAAGACCAAGCCCACCCAGCACTCGGTGGCCGCGCTGCGCAACATCGGCATCCAGCCGGACGCCATCGTGCTGCGCGCCGACCGCGAGGTGCCGCAGGCCATCAAGCGCAAGATCTCGCTGATGTGCGACGTGGACGAGGAGGCCGTGGTCGCGGCCATCGACGCCAAGTCGATCTACGACATCCCCAAGGTGCTGCACGGCGAGGGCCTGGACGCCTACGTGGTGCGCCGGCTCGACCTGGCCTTCCGCGACGTGGACTGGACCACCTGGGACGACCTGCTGCGCCGGGTCCACGAGCCCCAGCACATCGTCAAGGTGGCGCTGGTCGGCAAGTACATCGACCTGCCCGACGCCTACCTCTCGGTCACCGAGGCGCTGCGCGCCGGCGGCTTCGCCAACAACGCCCGGGTCGAGATCAAGTGGGTCACCTCCGACGACTGCGAGACGCCCGAGGGTGCCCGCGAGCAGCTCGGCGACGTGGACGCGATCTGCATCCCCGGCGGCTTCGGCGACCGCGGGGTCAACGGCAAGGTGGCCGCGATCACCTTCGCCCGCGAGAACCGGGTCCCGCTGCTGGGCCTCTGCCTGGGCCTGCAGTGCGTGGTGATCGAGGCGGCCCGCAACCTGGCCGGGCTGCCCGACGCCAACTCCACCGAGTTCGAGCCGGCCGCCCAGCACCCGGTGATCTCCACCATGGCCGAGCAGCTGGCGATCGTGGACGGCAAGGGCGATCTGGGCGGCACCATGCGCCTGGGCCTCTACCCGGCCAAGCTGGCCGAGGGCTCGATCGTCCGCGAGGTCTACGGCGGCGAGCAGTACGTCGAGGAGCGCCACCGCCACCGCTACGAGGTCAACAACGCCTACCGCGCGGACCTGGAGAAGACCGGCCTGCAGTTCTCCGGCCTCTCGCCCAAGGGCGACCTGGTGGAGTACGTGGAGTACCCGCGCGAGGTGCACCCGTACCTGGTGGCCACCCAGGCCCACCCGGAGCTGAAGTCCCGCCCGACCCGCCCGCACCCGCTCTTCGCGGGCCTGGTGGCCGCGGCGATCAAGATCAAGACCGGCGCCGAGTAG
- a CDS encoding glycoside hydrolase family 15 protein: MAGRIEDYALIGDMQTAALVSRDGAVDWLCLPRFDSPAVFAGLLGTDEHGFWRIGPAEADPVGGQDRPAAAPTAPAPRAPFTDTSDLKVVPSSASAPAVPADRRRYRGDSLILEQEWDTPRGSVRVIDFMPPRHLSGQEPVPQMIRIVEGLTGQVRMRSAVRMRFSYGKIVPWVHRVEQGDAHRTVAVAGPDSVWLDGESETYGRDLTTYADFTVEAGERVAFALTWQRSHMAPPELPDPEGSLALTEEFWLDWVSQCTYQGPYQEAVVRSLITLKALTYAPTGGIVAAPTTSLPEDIGGERNWDYRYTWLRDAAITLSSLLRTGYREEARAWREWLLRAVAGDPENLQIMYTITGRRELNESVLDWLPGYEGSAPVRVGNGAADQLQLDVYGEVVEALYLAQMTGLSRNDHAHLLQLRLISYLEEHWKAPDEGIWEVRGPRRHFVHSKVMAWVAVDRTIKLIEQTPAEGPLDRWRALRDEIHADVCEKGYDAGRNTFTQYYGGTELDASLLLIPQVGFLPPDDKRVIGTIEAIQRELSTEDGFVLRYPTHDESGANVDGLSGHEGAFLACSFWLADDLAMIGRVAEARELFEKLLALRNDLGLLAEEWDPRLKRQVGNFPQAFSHVPLIDTALRLTACGAAYLAPQPPAAENAARQPGRQPVRS, encoded by the coding sequence GTGGCCGGCCGTATCGAGGACTACGCACTTATCGGGGACATGCAGACCGCCGCCCTGGTCAGCAGAGATGGCGCCGTGGACTGGCTCTGCCTGCCCCGATTCGACTCCCCCGCCGTCTTCGCCGGCCTGCTGGGCACCGATGAACACGGCTTCTGGCGGATCGGCCCCGCCGAGGCCGATCCGGTCGGCGGCCAGGACCGCCCGGCCGCCGCGCCGACCGCGCCGGCCCCGCGGGCCCCGTTCACCGATACGAGTGACCTGAAGGTGGTGCCGAGCAGCGCGTCCGCGCCCGCCGTGCCCGCCGACCGGCGCCGCTACCGGGGTGACTCGCTGATCCTGGAGCAGGAGTGGGACACCCCGCGCGGCAGCGTTCGGGTGATCGACTTCATGCCGCCGCGGCACCTGAGCGGGCAGGAGCCGGTGCCGCAGATGATCCGGATCGTGGAGGGCCTGACCGGCCAGGTGCGGATGCGCTCGGCGGTCCGGATGCGGTTCAGCTACGGCAAGATCGTCCCCTGGGTGCACCGGGTCGAGCAGGGCGACGCGCACCGCACGGTCGCGGTGGCGGGGCCCGATTCGGTCTGGCTGGACGGCGAGTCCGAGACCTACGGCCGGGACCTGACCACCTACGCGGACTTCACCGTCGAGGCGGGCGAGCGGGTGGCCTTCGCCCTCACCTGGCAGCGCTCGCACATGGCTCCGCCGGAACTCCCCGACCCGGAGGGCTCACTCGCGCTGACCGAGGAGTTCTGGCTCGACTGGGTCAGCCAGTGCACCTACCAGGGCCCCTACCAGGAGGCCGTGGTCCGCTCGCTGATCACCCTCAAGGCCCTCACCTACGCCCCCACCGGCGGCATCGTGGCGGCGCCCACCACCTCGCTGCCCGAGGACATCGGCGGCGAGCGCAACTGGGACTACCGCTACACCTGGCTGCGGGACGCCGCGATCACCCTCTCCTCGCTGCTGCGCACCGGCTACCGGGAGGAGGCGCGGGCCTGGCGCGAGTGGCTGCTGCGCGCGGTGGCCGGCGACCCGGAGAACCTGCAGATCATGTACACCATCACCGGCCGGCGCGAGCTGAACGAGTCGGTGCTCGACTGGCTGCCCGGCTACGAGGGCTCGGCCCCGGTGCGGGTCGGCAACGGCGCCGCCGACCAGCTCCAGCTCGACGTCTACGGCGAGGTGGTCGAGGCGCTCTACCTGGCCCAGATGACCGGGCTGTCCCGCAACGACCACGCCCACCTGCTCCAGCTGCGCCTGATCAGCTACCTGGAGGAGCACTGGAAGGCCCCCGACGAGGGCATCTGGGAGGTGCGCGGGCCGCGCCGGCACTTCGTCCACTCCAAGGTGATGGCCTGGGTCGCGGTGGACCGCACCATCAAGCTGATCGAGCAGACCCCGGCCGAGGGCCCGCTGGACCGCTGGCGGGCGCTGCGCGACGAGATCCACGCGGACGTCTGCGAGAAGGGCTACGACGCCGGGCGCAACACCTTCACCCAGTACTACGGCGGCACCGAGCTGGACGCCTCGCTGCTGCTGATCCCGCAGGTGGGCTTCCTGCCGCCGGACGACAAGCGGGTGATCGGCACCATCGAGGCGATCCAGCGCGAGCTCTCCACCGAGGACGGCTTCGTGCTGCGCTACCCCACCCACGACGAGTCCGGCGCGAATGTCGACGGGCTCTCCGGCCACGAGGGTGCGTTCCTGGCCTGCTCGTTCTGGCTGGCCGACGACCTGGCGATGATCGGGCGGGTGGCCGAGGCGCGCGAGCTGTTCGAGAAGCTGCTCGCGCTCCGCAACGACCTGGGACTACTGGCCGAGGAGTGGGACCCGCGGCTCAAGCGGCAGGTCGGCAACTTCCCGCAGGCCTTCAGCCACGTGCCGCTGATCGACACCGCGCTGCGGCTGACCGCCTGCGGCGCCGCCTACCTCGCCCCGCAGCCGCCGGCCGCCGAGAACGCGGCCCGGCAGCCCGGGCGCCAGCCCGTCCGGTCCTGA
- a CDS encoding glycosyltransferase family 4 protein, translating into MDHSPDPGQLHVVLVLSAGSGGIGAHVRSLAQGLTAHGVKVTLCAPAESDALFGLSRTGAVFHPVEITPTSGARSDAVAIGELRRAFTGADLVHAHGLRAGLLADLALRTAGRLPGLRPETPLVVTFHHALLATGLERRLQRLMERRVARAADLVLGASSDLVARARELGATDARLGPVAAPPREVAGLDRAAARAALLAPGEPDRPLVLAVGRLVPHKGYAQLLDAAHGLGDVLVLIAGDGPQQAELAERVAAEQLPVRLLGHRADVPELLAAADLVVIPSRWEARSLVAQEALRAGVPLVATAVGGIPELVGDAAELVPGGDPAALAAAVRSLLADPGRRAALAEAGPLQAETWPDEAATVAQVLSTYDELVQRR; encoded by the coding sequence GTGGACCATTCCCCGGACCCGGGCCAGTTGCACGTAGTGCTGGTGCTGTCCGCCGGCAGCGGCGGGATCGGCGCCCATGTGCGCTCGCTGGCCCAGGGCCTGACCGCACACGGGGTCAAGGTGACCCTCTGCGCACCCGCCGAGTCCGACGCGCTCTTCGGGCTCTCCCGCACCGGCGCGGTCTTCCATCCGGTGGAGATCACCCCGACCTCGGGTGCCCGCAGCGACGCCGTCGCGATCGGCGAGCTGCGCCGGGCCTTCACCGGCGCCGACCTGGTGCACGCGCACGGCCTGCGGGCCGGCCTGCTCGCCGATCTGGCGCTGCGCACCGCGGGCCGGCTGCCGGGGCTGCGGCCCGAGACCCCGCTGGTGGTGACGTTCCATCACGCCCTGCTGGCCACCGGCCTGGAGCGGCGGCTGCAGCGGCTGATGGAGCGTCGGGTGGCGCGCGCCGCCGACCTGGTGCTCGGTGCCTCCTCCGACCTGGTGGCCAGGGCCCGGGAGCTGGGCGCCACCGATGCCCGGCTCGGCCCGGTGGCCGCACCGCCGCGCGAGGTGGCGGGCCTGGACCGGGCGGCGGCCCGCGCCGCGCTGCTCGCCCCCGGCGAGCCGGACCGGCCGCTGGTGCTGGCGGTGGGCCGACTGGTGCCGCACAAGGGCTACGCCCAGCTGCTGGACGCCGCCCACGGTCTCGGCGACGTGCTGGTGCTGATCGCCGGGGACGGCCCCCAGCAGGCGGAGCTGGCCGAGCGGGTGGCCGCCGAGCAGCTGCCGGTGCGGCTGCTGGGCCACCGCGCCGACGTGCCCGAACTGCTGGCCGCCGCCGACCTGGTGGTGATCCCCAGCCGGTGGGAGGCCCGCTCGCTGGTCGCCCAGGAGGCGCTGCGGGCCGGGGTGCCGCTGGTGGCGACCGCGGTCGGCGGGATCCCCGAGCTGGTCGGCGACGCCGCCGAGCTGGTCCCCGGCGGTGACCCGGCGGCGCTCGCGGCGGCGGTCCGCTCGCTGCTGGCCGACCCCGGGCGCCGGGCCGCGCTCGCCGAGGCGGGCCCCCTCCAGGCCGAGACCTGGCCGGACGAGGCCGCCACCGTGGCGCAGGTGCTCAGCACCTACGACGAGCTGGTCCAGCGCCGCTGA